Proteins co-encoded in one Rhopalosiphum maidis isolate BTI-1 chromosome 2, ASM367621v3, whole genome shotgun sequence genomic window:
- the LOC113550870 gene encoding slit homolog 2 protein isoform X1, protein MYRKRQNTKKLIMRTRWKEVLLVTALMFFDFCLSTTTSCEDLKSEFRYPCVCEELRQIGGLALNCDGVVYPSDHVNLPKDAPILVFTQRNAGHHSVPTQLFPTTVKLDLSQNSIRRLSEKSFNIIQNTVEDLRLAGNLLGDTLNPIFSSTEFHGLSKLIRLDLSENRISSLEEGILKGCINLEELKLDGNRLSFIPSTSLNGPEALRSLSLKNNRIDSIQQGSFLSQKSLIKIDLSSNRVNNIEIGAFEGLSVLKQLLLSENRLSKFNSDIFYGAEKLEKLDISNNFIVEFPSIALKKFDNLKILNLSSNLIQKLENSQLTSLEVLDISRNNIGNISPGTFTNLKKLKILNLAVNMLRTVEDDAFEGLINLESLSLEDNNILLIPASALSKLPHLSKLRLDYNRIAALSSNILRGLSEILIELGLSRNVIRELPSDVFQDFKVLRVLDLSGNLLLSVEPSTFSGLEDTLEHLNLQGNRIASLSSEPINLQKLKTLDLSYNQLKEIPRHTFTVMSSLSNLNLSHNPHLALIPVSVFHPLTQLQKLDISFTSIKVLSPELFFKTSSLTHLFIQNNGITELPETMFQSLTNLVTLDLSENQISNIRIGSFMGLSSIRYVNLSKNKLSSFKGEYFITKRSNGTPLEEIDMSNNQISYLFPSTFKVHPSIKVIKISNNKFNFFPSELIAGLANLQEVDLSKNSLKSLEEFDFAGLPQLRKLNLANNQIDTISETTFHNSTQLQIIKLANNKLERIGERTFQGLNRLQYLDLENNNLTELPDLIFDRTRLKVLENINLAKNRFSIAPLKSLQKQYFFLSSVDLSSNQLTELQTDDSILVNIKKLDLSFNHLSEVTVKNILSEPKTVRELNLAGIGITSLSPLETPFLQKLNLSYNRINVVDEHMFDRSTLIEELDLSHNELQSLTSLRAVWPKLNQVQLVDVSWNPISNIVLGDFDKLESLRSLRINDLLECDRIEKNAFRNLGNLVELKMYDFPKLGYLDVTGLLNYLQSLEALEIEVKDSSIGSQLSAAMNPRLKSLTIRGQQITSISSGALAGLKYRQVHIRIQNTSLTSLPPSLLIALPRSSVIQLDVFDNQLTTLTSQFLAALDDRRSSLKLNGLRANPIYCDCNVRALRRSPLALDLVCSAPAFVAGSLLIEIPDDDLTCDVSRQTTTTTTTSTTTATTTTTATSPIVVKAPKQRTTTEPDIIWSLPPATASPPHQQQKSPATVKLPNPATAAAITNDDTLIIGIVAGVVVFIAILVIIICIVRIRLSTAEYNSHMNALPPVLGAPMHCTNQACPCPKANGQNVLYPMSAAASYSNSYATLPAHKLSSVSSPLRQSYSTLNVPAPYTQNPYYIPYGGGDEKDYTMSMR, encoded by the exons attaaTAATGCGTACCAGATGGAAGGAGGTGCTATTAGTAACAGCGTTGATGTTCTTCGACTTTTGTTTATCAACCACTACATCATGTGAAGATTTAAAATCAGAGTTCCGGTACCCTTGTGTTTGTGAGGAACTGAGGCAAATTGGTGGTCTAGCGTTAAATTGTGATGGTGTGGTCTATCCAAGCGATCATGTAAATTTACCAAAAGATGCCCCAATCTTGGTATTCACCCAAAGAAATGCTGGTCATCATTCTGTGCCCACACAACTCTTTCCGACTACAG TTAAACTAGACTTGTCACAAAATTCTATTAGAAGATTGTccgaaaaatcatttaatatcatacagaATACAGTTGAAGATTTAAGATTGGCCGGTAACTTATTAGGTGACACCTTAAATCCAATATTTTCTTCAACGGAATTTCATGGATTATCGAAGCTAATACGTTTGGATCTCAGTGAAAATAGGATATCGTCTTTAGAAGAAGGCATATTAAAGGGTTGTATAAACTTAGAG gaaCTGAAGTTGGATGGTAATCGTTTATCATTTATACCTAGCACTTCATTGAATGGCCCAGAAGCACTACGAAGTTTATCCCTAAAAAATAACCGAATcg ATAGTATACAACAGGGTTCTTTTCTGTCacaaaaatctttaataaagATAGACTTATCATCCAATAGAGTAAACAACATTGAAATAGGAGCATTTGAAGGTTTATCAGTGTTGAAACAGCTTTTGTTATCAGAGAATCGCCTGTCAAAATTTAacagtgatattttttatg gtgCGGAGAAGCTggaaaaattagatatttcgaacaattttattgttgaatttCCTTCGattgctttaaaaaaatttgataatttaaaaattttaaatttatcatcaaatttgatacaa aaattagagAATTCGCAATTAACATCATTAGAAGTTTTAGACATTAGTAGAAACAACATTGGAAACATTTCACCGGGaacttttacaaatttaaaaaaattaaaaatcttaaacttGGCTGTAAACATGTTAAGAACT GTTGAAGATGATGCTTTTGAAGGTTTAATAAATCTTGAATCATTGTCTTTAGaagataataacattttattaataccggCATCTGCACTTAGTAAATTACCACACCTGAGCAAATTACGTTTGGATTACAATAGGATTGCAGCACTTTCTTCAAATATTCTTCGAGGGTTGtcagaaatattaattgaactaGGTTTGAGTAGAAATGTTATTAGAGAATTACCTTCAGATGTATTTCAA gattttaaAGTCTTAAGAGTTCTTGATTTATCTGGAAACTTATTATTGTCTGTAGAACCATCAACGTTCTCTGGTTTAGAAGACACTCTGGAACATTTAAATCTTCAAGGTAACAGAATTGCTTCGCTTTCATCGGAGCCAATCAATCTTCAAAAGTTGAAAACTCTTGATTTATCATACAATCAACTAAAAGAAATACCTCGACATACATTTACTGTGATGTCTTCGTTGTCAAATTTAAACTTGAGTCATAACCCTCATTTAGCATTGATACCCGTAAGCGTATTTCATCCATTGACACAACTGCAAAAACTCGATATCAGCTTTACTAGCATAAAAGTCTTAAGCcctgaattatttttcaagactTCATCACTTACTCACCTTTTTATACAGAACAACGGCATTACCGAGTTGCCAGAAACCATGTTTCAAAGTTTGACTAATCTTGTTACATTAGATTTATCAGAAAACCAAATATCAAACATACGTATCGGTTCGTTTATGGGCCTTTCTTCAATAAGATATGTAAATTTGTCCAAAAATAAGTTGTCTTCATTTAAaggtgaatattttattacgaaaCGAAGCAATGGGACTCCGTTAGAAGAAATTGATATgtctaataatcaaattagttatttgtttCCGTCAACGTTTAAAGTCCATCCTAGTATAAAAGttatcaaaatttcaaataataaattcaactttTTTCCCTCTGAGCTTATTGCAGGTTTGGCGAATTTGCAAGAAGTAGATTTAAGcaaaaatagtttgaaatcGCTAGAAGAATTTGATTTTGCTGGTTTACCGCaactaagaaaattaaatttggccAATAACCAAATAGACACAATAAGCGAGACAACGTTTCATAATTCTACTCAattgcaaattattaaattggctAACAATAAATTGGAACGAATTGGGGAGAGAACTTTTCAAGGATTGAATAGATTACAATACTTAGATttggaaaacaataatttaacagaattacctgatttaatttttgaccgAACCCGTTTAAAAGTTCTCGAGAACATTAACTTGGCAAAGAATAGGTTTTCAATAGCGCCCTTGAAAAGTTTGcagaaacaatatttctttttgtCATCCGTAGACTTGTCTTCAAATCAACTGACCGAATTGCAGACCGATGACAGCATATTAgtgaacataaaaaaacttGACTTGTCGTTTAACCATCTGTCTGAAGTGACTGTTAAAAACATACTCAGTGAACCCAAAACAGTACGAGAATTGAATTTGGCGGGCATCGGAATAACGTCTTTATCACCCTTGGAAACGCCAtttctacaaaaattaaatctatccTATAACCGGATAAATGTTGTGGATGAACACATGTTTGACCGATCAACACTGATCGAAGAACTTGATTTATCACACAATGAATTACAAAGTTTAACGTCTCTAAGAGCCGTTTGGCCGAAGCTGAATCAAGTGCAGCTGGTTGATGTTTCTTGGAACCCGATATCTAACATCGTCTTGGGTGACTTTGACAAGCTGGAATCGTTACGGTCATTGCGAATCAACGATTTGCTGGAATGTGACAGGATTGAAAAGAACGCGTTCAGAAATCTCGGCAACTTAGTTGAACTAAAAATGTACGACTTCCCGAAGTTGGGTTACTTGGACGTCACTGGTTTGTTGAACTACCTGCAGTCATTGGAGGCTCTTGAGATCGAAGTGAAAGACTCGTCCATCGGCAGTCAATTATCGGCTGCTATGAACCCCAGACTTAAGTCATTGACCATACGTGGACAGCAGATCACATCCATCTCATCAGGCGCGCTAGCCGGTCTCAAGTACCGACAGGTACACATCCGAATCCAAAACACGTCATTGACCAGTTTACCACCATCATTGCTGATCGCGTTGCCTCGGTCGTCGGTCATCCAACTCGATGTGTTTGATAATCAACTGACCACGCTTACCTCCCAATTCCTGGCCGCTCTGGACGATCGACGGAGCTCACTGAAACTAAACGGCCTGCGCGCCAATCCCATTTACTGTGACTGCAACGTCAGGGCGCTGAGACGGTCGCCGCTGGCTTTGGACCTGGTATGTTCCGCGCCAGCGTTTGTGGCTGGCAGTCTGCTTATCGAGATACCGGACGACGACCTAACCTGTGACGTCAGCCGACAAACAACAACCACGACTACGACATCGACCACCACCGCGACAACGACCACCACCGCAACCAGTCCAATCGTCGTCAAAGCACCCAAACAACGAACTACTACCGAACCGGACATCATATGGTCGCTGCCACCAGCCACCGCAAGTCCACCGCACCAGCAGCAGAAGTCACCAGCCACCGTAAAGTTACCAAACCCAGCCACGGCCGCAGCTATCACTAATGATGACACGTTGATCATCGGCATTGTAGCCGGCGTTGTAGTGTTCATTGCCATACTGGTGATCATCATATGCATCGTCCGTATACGTCTGTCGACTGCTGAGTACAACTCGCACATGAACGCCCTGCCACCCGTCCTTGGCGCCCCGATGCACTGCACCAATCAAGCGTGCCCATGTCCTAAAGCCAACGGCCAGAACGTCTTGTACCCTATGTCAGCGGCCGCGTCCTACAGCAACAGTTACGCCACACTGCCCGCACACAAGCTGTCATCCGTGTCGTCGCCACTTCGACAGTCTTACAGTACTCTGAACGTGCCCGCACCGTACACGCAGAATCCTTATTACATACCatacggcggcggcgacgagaAGGATTACACAATGAGCATGAGATAA
- the LOC113550870 gene encoding slit homolog 2 protein isoform X2, whose translation MRTRWKEVLLVTALMFFDFCLSTTTSCEDLKSEFRYPCVCEELRQIGGLALNCDGVVYPSDHVNLPKDAPILVFTQRNAGHHSVPTQLFPTTVKLDLSQNSIRRLSEKSFNIIQNTVEDLRLAGNLLGDTLNPIFSSTEFHGLSKLIRLDLSENRISSLEEGILKGCINLEELKLDGNRLSFIPSTSLNGPEALRSLSLKNNRIDSIQQGSFLSQKSLIKIDLSSNRVNNIEIGAFEGLSVLKQLLLSENRLSKFNSDIFYGAEKLEKLDISNNFIVEFPSIALKKFDNLKILNLSSNLIQKLENSQLTSLEVLDISRNNIGNISPGTFTNLKKLKILNLAVNMLRTVEDDAFEGLINLESLSLEDNNILLIPASALSKLPHLSKLRLDYNRIAALSSNILRGLSEILIELGLSRNVIRELPSDVFQDFKVLRVLDLSGNLLLSVEPSTFSGLEDTLEHLNLQGNRIASLSSEPINLQKLKTLDLSYNQLKEIPRHTFTVMSSLSNLNLSHNPHLALIPVSVFHPLTQLQKLDISFTSIKVLSPELFFKTSSLTHLFIQNNGITELPETMFQSLTNLVTLDLSENQISNIRIGSFMGLSSIRYVNLSKNKLSSFKGEYFITKRSNGTPLEEIDMSNNQISYLFPSTFKVHPSIKVIKISNNKFNFFPSELIAGLANLQEVDLSKNSLKSLEEFDFAGLPQLRKLNLANNQIDTISETTFHNSTQLQIIKLANNKLERIGERTFQGLNRLQYLDLENNNLTELPDLIFDRTRLKVLENINLAKNRFSIAPLKSLQKQYFFLSSVDLSSNQLTELQTDDSILVNIKKLDLSFNHLSEVTVKNILSEPKTVRELNLAGIGITSLSPLETPFLQKLNLSYNRINVVDEHMFDRSTLIEELDLSHNELQSLTSLRAVWPKLNQVQLVDVSWNPISNIVLGDFDKLESLRSLRINDLLECDRIEKNAFRNLGNLVELKMYDFPKLGYLDVTGLLNYLQSLEALEIEVKDSSIGSQLSAAMNPRLKSLTIRGQQITSISSGALAGLKYRQVHIRIQNTSLTSLPPSLLIALPRSSVIQLDVFDNQLTTLTSQFLAALDDRRSSLKLNGLRANPIYCDCNVRALRRSPLALDLVCSAPAFVAGSLLIEIPDDDLTCDVSRQTTTTTTTSTTTATTTTTATSPIVVKAPKQRTTTEPDIIWSLPPATASPPHQQQKSPATVKLPNPATAAAITNDDTLIIGIVAGVVVFIAILVIIICIVRIRLSTAEYNSHMNALPPVLGAPMHCTNQACPCPKANGQNVLYPMSAAASYSNSYATLPAHKLSSVSSPLRQSYSTLNVPAPYTQNPYYIPYGGGDEKDYTMSMR comes from the exons ATGCGTACCAGATGGAAGGAGGTGCTATTAGTAACAGCGTTGATGTTCTTCGACTTTTGTTTATCAACCACTACATCATGTGAAGATTTAAAATCAGAGTTCCGGTACCCTTGTGTTTGTGAGGAACTGAGGCAAATTGGTGGTCTAGCGTTAAATTGTGATGGTGTGGTCTATCCAAGCGATCATGTAAATTTACCAAAAGATGCCCCAATCTTGGTATTCACCCAAAGAAATGCTGGTCATCATTCTGTGCCCACACAACTCTTTCCGACTACAG TTAAACTAGACTTGTCACAAAATTCTATTAGAAGATTGTccgaaaaatcatttaatatcatacagaATACAGTTGAAGATTTAAGATTGGCCGGTAACTTATTAGGTGACACCTTAAATCCAATATTTTCTTCAACGGAATTTCATGGATTATCGAAGCTAATACGTTTGGATCTCAGTGAAAATAGGATATCGTCTTTAGAAGAAGGCATATTAAAGGGTTGTATAAACTTAGAG gaaCTGAAGTTGGATGGTAATCGTTTATCATTTATACCTAGCACTTCATTGAATGGCCCAGAAGCACTACGAAGTTTATCCCTAAAAAATAACCGAATcg ATAGTATACAACAGGGTTCTTTTCTGTCacaaaaatctttaataaagATAGACTTATCATCCAATAGAGTAAACAACATTGAAATAGGAGCATTTGAAGGTTTATCAGTGTTGAAACAGCTTTTGTTATCAGAGAATCGCCTGTCAAAATTTAacagtgatattttttatg gtgCGGAGAAGCTggaaaaattagatatttcgaacaattttattgttgaatttCCTTCGattgctttaaaaaaatttgataatttaaaaattttaaatttatcatcaaatttgatacaa aaattagagAATTCGCAATTAACATCATTAGAAGTTTTAGACATTAGTAGAAACAACATTGGAAACATTTCACCGGGaacttttacaaatttaaaaaaattaaaaatcttaaacttGGCTGTAAACATGTTAAGAACT GTTGAAGATGATGCTTTTGAAGGTTTAATAAATCTTGAATCATTGTCTTTAGaagataataacattttattaataccggCATCTGCACTTAGTAAATTACCACACCTGAGCAAATTACGTTTGGATTACAATAGGATTGCAGCACTTTCTTCAAATATTCTTCGAGGGTTGtcagaaatattaattgaactaGGTTTGAGTAGAAATGTTATTAGAGAATTACCTTCAGATGTATTTCAA gattttaaAGTCTTAAGAGTTCTTGATTTATCTGGAAACTTATTATTGTCTGTAGAACCATCAACGTTCTCTGGTTTAGAAGACACTCTGGAACATTTAAATCTTCAAGGTAACAGAATTGCTTCGCTTTCATCGGAGCCAATCAATCTTCAAAAGTTGAAAACTCTTGATTTATCATACAATCAACTAAAAGAAATACCTCGACATACATTTACTGTGATGTCTTCGTTGTCAAATTTAAACTTGAGTCATAACCCTCATTTAGCATTGATACCCGTAAGCGTATTTCATCCATTGACACAACTGCAAAAACTCGATATCAGCTTTACTAGCATAAAAGTCTTAAGCcctgaattatttttcaagactTCATCACTTACTCACCTTTTTATACAGAACAACGGCATTACCGAGTTGCCAGAAACCATGTTTCAAAGTTTGACTAATCTTGTTACATTAGATTTATCAGAAAACCAAATATCAAACATACGTATCGGTTCGTTTATGGGCCTTTCTTCAATAAGATATGTAAATTTGTCCAAAAATAAGTTGTCTTCATTTAAaggtgaatattttattacgaaaCGAAGCAATGGGACTCCGTTAGAAGAAATTGATATgtctaataatcaaattagttatttgtttCCGTCAACGTTTAAAGTCCATCCTAGTATAAAAGttatcaaaatttcaaataataaattcaactttTTTCCCTCTGAGCTTATTGCAGGTTTGGCGAATTTGCAAGAAGTAGATTTAAGcaaaaatagtttgaaatcGCTAGAAGAATTTGATTTTGCTGGTTTACCGCaactaagaaaattaaatttggccAATAACCAAATAGACACAATAAGCGAGACAACGTTTCATAATTCTACTCAattgcaaattattaaattggctAACAATAAATTGGAACGAATTGGGGAGAGAACTTTTCAAGGATTGAATAGATTACAATACTTAGATttggaaaacaataatttaacagaattacctgatttaatttttgaccgAACCCGTTTAAAAGTTCTCGAGAACATTAACTTGGCAAAGAATAGGTTTTCAATAGCGCCCTTGAAAAGTTTGcagaaacaatatttctttttgtCATCCGTAGACTTGTCTTCAAATCAACTGACCGAATTGCAGACCGATGACAGCATATTAgtgaacataaaaaaacttGACTTGTCGTTTAACCATCTGTCTGAAGTGACTGTTAAAAACATACTCAGTGAACCCAAAACAGTACGAGAATTGAATTTGGCGGGCATCGGAATAACGTCTTTATCACCCTTGGAAACGCCAtttctacaaaaattaaatctatccTATAACCGGATAAATGTTGTGGATGAACACATGTTTGACCGATCAACACTGATCGAAGAACTTGATTTATCACACAATGAATTACAAAGTTTAACGTCTCTAAGAGCCGTTTGGCCGAAGCTGAATCAAGTGCAGCTGGTTGATGTTTCTTGGAACCCGATATCTAACATCGTCTTGGGTGACTTTGACAAGCTGGAATCGTTACGGTCATTGCGAATCAACGATTTGCTGGAATGTGACAGGATTGAAAAGAACGCGTTCAGAAATCTCGGCAACTTAGTTGAACTAAAAATGTACGACTTCCCGAAGTTGGGTTACTTGGACGTCACTGGTTTGTTGAACTACCTGCAGTCATTGGAGGCTCTTGAGATCGAAGTGAAAGACTCGTCCATCGGCAGTCAATTATCGGCTGCTATGAACCCCAGACTTAAGTCATTGACCATACGTGGACAGCAGATCACATCCATCTCATCAGGCGCGCTAGCCGGTCTCAAGTACCGACAGGTACACATCCGAATCCAAAACACGTCATTGACCAGTTTACCACCATCATTGCTGATCGCGTTGCCTCGGTCGTCGGTCATCCAACTCGATGTGTTTGATAATCAACTGACCACGCTTACCTCCCAATTCCTGGCCGCTCTGGACGATCGACGGAGCTCACTGAAACTAAACGGCCTGCGCGCCAATCCCATTTACTGTGACTGCAACGTCAGGGCGCTGAGACGGTCGCCGCTGGCTTTGGACCTGGTATGTTCCGCGCCAGCGTTTGTGGCTGGCAGTCTGCTTATCGAGATACCGGACGACGACCTAACCTGTGACGTCAGCCGACAAACAACAACCACGACTACGACATCGACCACCACCGCGACAACGACCACCACCGCAACCAGTCCAATCGTCGTCAAAGCACCCAAACAACGAACTACTACCGAACCGGACATCATATGGTCGCTGCCACCAGCCACCGCAAGTCCACCGCACCAGCAGCAGAAGTCACCAGCCACCGTAAAGTTACCAAACCCAGCCACGGCCGCAGCTATCACTAATGATGACACGTTGATCATCGGCATTGTAGCCGGCGTTGTAGTGTTCATTGCCATACTGGTGATCATCATATGCATCGTCCGTATACGTCTGTCGACTGCTGAGTACAACTCGCACATGAACGCCCTGCCACCCGTCCTTGGCGCCCCGATGCACTGCACCAATCAAGCGTGCCCATGTCCTAAAGCCAACGGCCAGAACGTCTTGTACCCTATGTCAGCGGCCGCGTCCTACAGCAACAGTTACGCCACACTGCCCGCACACAAGCTGTCATCCGTGTCGTCGCCACTTCGACAGTCTTACAGTACTCTGAACGTGCCCGCACCGTACACGCAGAATCCTTATTACATACCatacggcggcggcgacgagaAGGATTACACAATGAGCATGAGATAA